DNA sequence from the Penicillium psychrofluorescens genome assembly, chromosome: 3 genome:
GACAGTTGAAGCTTGGTGATCAATAATCCTCGGCCTGGGACTAAACGCCGAGCTTAGAAATGCAACAGGTCGATGATATCATCGGTGGGAGGGATGGTGAATGTTCAACAGACCCGAAAGGAAGGTGAAATTCAACCGTGAAGCTAAAAATCAGGTAATCTTTGTACTGAGGAAAGACAAATATCGTGTATAGACCGAGAAAGAATAATAAATCGTGGATGTGGTTGTATATAGAtgctgcctcaggccgcCAGATAGATAAGATGCGCGACGCCGATTATTTTCTTCGCAGCGCAACGCTGCCATGGACCAGCCAGATCCCTTGCTGAGCGAGCTCTGCTCCATCTGGTATGCTCCCTCCCTATCTCTTCTACTGCTATACGGACTAACGCCCTCAACAGCCACACCAATCCCCCAAAATACCGCTGTCCGCGCTGCGCAACCCGCACCTGTTCTCTACCATGCACACGACGCCACAAGCTCTGGTCCCAATGCTCCGGAGTGCGAGATCCAGCCGCCTACCTCCGGCGCAATGAACTAGCCACAGAATCCGCATTTGACCGCGACTTCAACTTCATCACGGGCATTGAACGCACGCTCGAGCGCGCCGGCCGAGAGACAGAGAACCGGGGCATTGAGCTTCCGCGGGGACACTTGGGGGACCAAGCGGAGACAGATGGAGCTCCAGGGGCAGAGGATGCAGCTCCGGGAGGGAAGCGGAAACACCCTCATCAGGGTTTGGTCAAAGGTGAAGCTGGGTTCTTGCGCGGCGCGGAGGCTGGCGGCGTGAATGTCGTTCGGGCGCCGAGGGGAATGACGCGGAATAGGCAGAATGCGTCGCGGTGGCATCCTAAGTGAGATTCAATTTATTTTTGGGTTATGGAACAGGTGCTGACATTTGATATGAAACAGACACAAGTGCCTGAATTGGTCCGTGGAATGGATCACTGCAGCCGGGGAAAAGACCGTTCGGGCCTGTCTTGAGACATGCTCTATTGCCGAGGCATACGATCGTGTCTATCCAGCTCCAAAAGAGGTGAAAGCTCGCCCTGGACAGTtgaaggaagagcaggacgTCAGTAAAGAACCTGCTGTGAAGGAAGATGCGACAGCACCAGAAGCTGCTTCATCTGCACCAGCCGAATCTACAGAGACCCCCGTGGTACATCCTTCCAGTTCAGAGCCTGTTGGTACTGGATCAACCGCAGAGAAGCAACCAGCAACCGATCAAAGTATTCCACCTCACCGCGGTCTTTATTTCTACCTCCATCGACCACGAACCACGACCAAGAGGCCCGTTCTAACTCCCTTATCACCATCTGCAAGTCTCACTACTGCGCTGCGCGGACACACCGTCCTTGAATTCCCCACGATCTACGCGCTTCCAGACTCCACGGCAACATTGCTtgcagaaaaagagacaTCGCCGTTTCTCTTGGAAGAGGAGTATCTGCGTACCCTGGGCCCCCAAGACGCCGATGGAAATCAATTGCTGGAAGTTTCTGAGGTAGACGCCGAAACTACTGGAGATTTGAAGTCGGTCGATTTGCGAAATGTGGACGAGAacgaggtgatggaggtGCTCCAGCAGGAGTTATTTGAACCGGTTCCAGAGGAGGCGGGACCGTCATGATCACTGCGAGTCTGCTATGGATTTCACCTGTACCATGAAGCCAATGATAACTATAATCAATAGAGTAAAGATCCAAGGTGTACCTGATCTAGGTTGTCTTCTTATCTAAGGCACCATTACAACATCAGGCATCAAACCAGGCCTCACAGTAATACTGATACCAAAATGACAACTGTGCCGCCGGATACGGGCTACTGCAAGTGAGGCGCCACCATTTGCATCGTTGGCACCAATCAGCGGTGGGTGGCGACCCCCTTAAAGCAGCCGAACGCCAGTCAGGCGCTCCACTAGCGAGGGTCTGTGCAATGTATCCGTCTCGTCATAAGGCGTAATTTATGCTCACCACCTTCTTTTCCCATGGCCAGGCCCTGAAAATGAGTCAAAACAGACACGGAAAAAGATACAGGGGAGTTAAAATTGAACAGGAAATAACTCTGGTGTAAAATCGACATAAATGGTAGTCAAAAGGGTGCAAAGTGAGTCAGAGAATGAGTGATGTTGCACATCCGACCGCATGAAAGAGCCCGGAAGGGGGCCACAAAGGGCTGCCACCCACCCCCAATGCCCTGCCCGACTACTGTCTTCGCGCCCAGATGCTcgccttcctctctctctcgctctctctctatcAGCACTTCCCCATCACTCCGAGCATACCACTTATAGCCATGGACAACTTCATGGTATAGGTAAGGCTTCGCAGGAGCGCCTTTCCGCCGTATCCCTTGATTTCCGAATATGTCCACTGTGACCTCCCTCGAACGGAGTCTTTCTCGATCCTCCCACAACTCCATGTCTAGTCCGCGACTCTCGGTTCCGCGCGAGGCGACACCGCCcgatctctctctctcctttctgCATGATCGGATCAACCAGCTGGATTCGCGGGTCTTTGAACTCCGAACTACCGTCCTGACTAAAGATGGTTATACCGAACGCCGCAACCGCGAAGATCAACATATACGCCAGGAGTTCAACAACCATTACGGTATTTCGCAACGCATCGATTTGAATGTTGTCGCCCTGCGCACAGATGTCGACCTTTTTAAAGCCGACGTCAAGACCGATTCGAACCAAATCAAAAGGGATGTCAGCTATCTCAAAACGGATGTCAACCATTTGAAGACCGAGTCGAATCTGATCAAAACCGATATCAGCTATCTCAAAACAGACGTTCATCACCTTCAATCGGACGTTCACCATCTCAAATCCTCTGTCTTCCAACTCGAACGCCAAGTCGATCATCTTCAGGCAGATGTTGGCGAGATAAAGAACCGCTTGAGGTATGAGGCACGCAAGCACTGGAACTCCATCTCCAATACGGCTACCGCCAACATCGCAATAATACCATGTATCCGCGAGGACGGTATCGTAGAGTGGCCCAGCTGGTTTCCAAAGACCGTGTGGAGGTTCTGGCGCCTGAAACAGCCAAGTCGAA
Encoded proteins:
- a CDS encoding uncharacterized protein (ID:PFLUO_005116-T1.cds;~source:funannotate): MDQPDPLLSELCSICHTNPPKYRCPRCATRTCSLPCTRRHKLWSQCSGVRDPAAYLRRNELATESAFDRDFNFITGIERTLERAGRETENRGIELPRGHLGDQAETDGAPGAEDAAPGGKRKHPHQGLVKGEAGFLRGAEAGGVNVVRAPRGMTRNRQNASRWHPKHKCLNWSVEWITAAGEKTVRACLETCSIAEAYDRVYPAPKEVKARPGQLKEEQDVSKEPAVKEDATAPEAASSAPAESTETPVVHPSSSEPVGTGSTAEKQPATDQSIPPHRGLYFYLHRPRTTTKRPVLTPLSPSASLTTALRGHTVLEFPTIYALPDSTATLLAEKETSPFLLEEEYLRTLGPQDADGNQLLEVSEVDAETTGDLKSVDLRNVDENEVMEVLQQELFEPVPEEAGPS